A portion of the Mesobacillus jeotgali genome contains these proteins:
- the fliW gene encoding flagellar assembly protein FliW — translation MKITTKYHGDVEINSEEILKFEKGIPGFQDEKGFILLPLSDDDIFYVMQSVSNGQIAFVLSNPFNFFREYDFKLEDSVVEEIELESEGDILVYSILTVQNPFDKTTANLQAPVIINSKNRKGKQVILHNEQYSTKHPIFENTEVKG, via the coding sequence ATGAAAATAACAACAAAATATCATGGAGATGTAGAAATCAATTCGGAGGAAATTCTTAAGTTTGAAAAAGGTATTCCTGGTTTTCAGGATGAGAAGGGGTTTATCCTTCTTCCGCTATCTGATGATGACATTTTTTATGTTATGCAGTCAGTTTCCAATGGACAAATTGCATTTGTTCTCTCTAATCCTTTTAACTTTTTTAGAGAATATGATTTCAAGCTGGAAGATTCAGTTGTCGAGGAAATCGAGCTGGAATCCGAAGGTGATATACTTGTGTATTCAATCCTGACAGTTCAGAATCCGTTCGACAAAACAACAGCCAACCTCCAAGCCCCAGTTATCATTAACTCAAAAAATCGTAAAGGAAAACAAGTTATTTTACACAATGAGCAATACAGTACAAAACACCCAATCTTTGAAAATACAGAAGTAAAGGGGTGA
- a CDS encoding flagellar protein FlgN — MSAETLVSIMDKMLKLHKSLYEIAVKKTDIVKKGDTAALNLLLKDEQAHMTAINKLEQERLSVSEKILPANQKPSLLEIAKANGKEKDELLQIRDDLINVISKIKSRNELNQQLVHQSIQFINFSKSLVMPQEKDFNYGPPAGQKKQAGQSTGMFNSKA; from the coding sequence ATGTCTGCTGAAACACTGGTATCTATCATGGATAAAATGCTAAAACTTCATAAAAGTCTTTATGAAATAGCCGTAAAGAAAACCGATATTGTGAAAAAAGGAGATACAGCTGCCCTCAACCTGCTGCTAAAGGATGAGCAGGCCCATATGACGGCCATAAATAAACTAGAGCAGGAGAGGCTTTCTGTTTCGGAAAAAATCCTACCTGCCAATCAGAAGCCATCCTTGCTGGAAATTGCAAAAGCAAACGGTAAAGAAAAGGATGAGCTTTTGCAAATCAGGGATGATTTGATAAATGTGATTTCTAAAATTAAGTCACGAAATGAATTGAATCAGCAACTAGTTCACCAATCAATTCAATTCATCAATTTTTCAAAAAGCCTAGTGATGCCACAGGAGAAGGATTTCAACTACGGACCGCCTGCCGGCCAGAAAAAACAGGCCGGGCAATCTACTGGAATGTTCAACTCAAAAGCATAA
- the flgM gene encoding flagellar biosynthesis anti-sigma factor FlgM, whose protein sequence is MKINNNFGTSGINPYKRQMNKLDTAANTQNKKADKVEISSTAKEMQQLSQVSVERKQKVDELKIQVENGTYKPDSRETAKSILNFFHKK, encoded by the coding sequence ATGAAAATCAATAATAATTTTGGTACATCGGGGATTAACCCTTATAAACGCCAGATGAACAAGCTAGACACTGCTGCGAACACGCAGAACAAGAAAGCGGATAAAGTGGAGATATCTTCAACTGCAAAGGAAATGCAGCAGCTTTCCCAGGTATCTGTGGAACGCAAACAAAAGGTTGATGAATTGAAGATCCAGGTGGAGAACGGTACGTATAAACCGGATTCAAGAGAAACAGCAAAGAGTATACTGAATTTCTTTCATAAAAAATAG
- a CDS encoding DEAD/DEAH box helicase, giving the protein MIPQLPSQSTKRFFNYNPKIQNILAGKQLLIEELPFSPEEIKQHFEHGYLAYRKGIHRKPLTCTRCGTTDPSWFAKFPCSRCGKVELYCRKCLMMGRVSECTPLVSWAGQEPMFDRIVEPLQWNGQLSEGQKVASLRVVEAVENSAELLVWAVAGAGKTEVLFAGIAHALSTGKRVCVATPRTDVVLELVPRLRKVFPDIKIAALYGGSEERHEYAQLSISTTHQLLRFYKAFDVMIVDEVDAFPYSIDETLQYAVQQSRKPESSLIYLTATPKKQWQKECRSGKRNCVTIPARFHRHPLPVPEFVWSGNWEKLLHKGRLSVQIKKWVEARLATGKQALIFAPKIAAMEKLLKILRNIDPPIESVHAEDPDRKEKVMKFRNKEIPILLTTTILERGVTIPNIDVAVIGSEDRIFTESALVQIAGRAGRSAEYSTGNVTFFHYGKTEAMLSACSQIVLMNKEGVRKGLIDV; this is encoded by the coding sequence ATGATCCCTCAGTTACCCTCTCAATCCACAAAGCGATTTTTTAATTACAATCCTAAAATACAAAACATATTAGCAGGTAAACAACTGCTGATAGAAGAATTGCCTTTTTCCCCAGAAGAAATTAAACAGCACTTTGAACATGGTTATTTAGCTTACCGCAAGGGAATTCATAGAAAGCCGCTTACTTGCACAAGGTGTGGTACGACTGATCCTTCCTGGTTTGCGAAGTTTCCCTGTTCACGTTGTGGAAAAGTTGAACTTTATTGCCGGAAGTGCTTGATGATGGGGAGGGTTAGTGAGTGCACACCGCTTGTCAGTTGGGCGGGACAAGAGCCGATGTTTGATAGAATCGTAGAGCCGCTTCAGTGGAATGGTCAATTATCAGAAGGACAGAAGGTTGCCTCCCTACGAGTTGTGGAAGCTGTGGAAAACTCAGCAGAGCTCCTTGTCTGGGCAGTGGCCGGAGCGGGAAAGACGGAAGTACTGTTCGCTGGTATTGCCCATGCTTTATCTACAGGCAAGCGGGTATGCGTGGCTACACCAAGGACCGATGTGGTTCTCGAACTTGTCCCTCGTTTACGAAAAGTGTTCCCCGATATTAAGATTGCCGCTCTATATGGCGGGAGCGAAGAACGTCATGAATATGCCCAGCTAAGCATCTCCACCACACATCAGCTGCTCCGCTTTTATAAGGCATTCGATGTCATGATCGTCGATGAAGTGGATGCCTTTCCTTATTCAATCGATGAAACGCTGCAATATGCCGTCCAGCAATCAAGGAAGCCTGAATCTTCATTGATTTACTTAACTGCCACACCAAAAAAGCAATGGCAAAAAGAATGCCGCTCGGGAAAGAGAAACTGCGTTACTATTCCTGCCCGCTTCCATCGTCATCCACTGCCGGTACCCGAGTTTGTGTGGTCCGGTAATTGGGAGAAGCTTCTCCACAAAGGAAGGCTGTCCGTACAGATAAAAAAATGGGTAGAAGCCAGGCTGGCCACCGGGAAACAGGCACTGATATTTGCCCCCAAAATAGCCGCCATGGAAAAACTCCTTAAAATTCTCCGAAACATCGATCCCCCCATTGAATCCGTCCATGCTGAAGACCCTGACAGAAAAGAAAAAGTAATGAAATTTCGAAACAAAGAAATTCCCATCTTGCTGACGACAACAATCCTTGAGCGGGGAGTAACGATCCCGAATATCGATGTGGCTGTTATCGGCTCGGAAGACAGGATTTTTACCGAGAGCGCCCTTGTCCAGATTGCTGGCCGGGCAGGGAGAAGTGCGGAATACTCTACTGGTAATGTGACGTTTTTCCATTATGGAAAAACAGAAGCAATGCTAAGTGCCTGCAGCCAAATTGTGCTGATGAATAAAGAAGGAGTCAGGAAGGGGCTGATTGATGTATGA
- a CDS encoding DegV family protein, giving the protein MKTAVVTDSTAYIPKELREKWNIHMIPLSVIFDHETYREEIDIQAEDFYEVVKQRELPTTSMPPIGEFVELFEKLAKDYDSVISIHLSSGISGTYQGAVSAGEMVEGIEVHTFDSEISAMVQGFYALEAAELAEQGVEPEKIIKRLNEMKKSIRAYFMVDDLSHLQRGGRLSSAQALIGSLLQVKPLLHFENKMIVPYEKIRTRKKAMNRVVELLAEDANSGDEYRAVVIHANRETEALEWKSELEARLPNVEFMLSYFGPVIGTHLGEGSMGMGWYKK; this is encoded by the coding sequence ATGAAAACGGCAGTTGTTACGGATAGTACTGCGTACATCCCGAAGGAGTTGCGGGAGAAGTGGAATATCCACATGATTCCGTTAAGCGTGATTTTTGATCATGAGACATATAGAGAAGAAATAGACATCCAGGCGGAAGATTTTTACGAGGTGGTAAAGCAGCGCGAACTTCCGACAACATCGATGCCGCCGATTGGAGAGTTTGTAGAGCTCTTTGAAAAATTGGCGAAAGATTACGATTCGGTTATCAGCATCCATTTGTCCAGCGGGATCAGCGGAACATACCAGGGTGCCGTGAGTGCAGGAGAGATGGTTGAGGGTATCGAAGTTCATACTTTTGATTCTGAAATCAGTGCGATGGTACAGGGGTTTTATGCTCTGGAAGCGGCAGAGTTAGCAGAGCAGGGTGTTGAACCTGAAAAAATCATCAAGCGTTTGAATGAAATGAAGAAGTCTATCCGTGCTTACTTCATGGTGGACGATTTGAGCCATCTTCAGCGTGGCGGGAGGTTATCCAGTGCCCAGGCTTTAATTGGAAGTTTGCTGCAGGTCAAGCCGCTGCTTCATTTTGAGAATAAAATGATCGTACCATATGAAAAGATCCGTACGCGGAAAAAGGCGATGAACCGTGTAGTGGAATTGCTTGCGGAAGATGCCAACAGCGGTGATGAGTACCGGGCGGTCGTCATCCATGCCAATCGTGAAACAGAAGCGCTTGAATGGAAAAGCGAGCTTGAGGCTCGGTTACCAAATGTGGAATTCATGTTAAGCTACTTTGGTCCGGTCATCGGAACCCATCTTGGAGAGGGTTCGATGGGAATGGGCTGGTATAAGAAATAA
- a CDS encoding ComF family protein — MIHCLLCHGEIEHKLSWQSLLGKKEIPKICEECNENFAPITGEVCEICGRPFAFLEGEFRAGKVCLDCKRWEEDEHWSGCLDQNRSLYRYTDFTKDVIAKFKFRGDYVLADIFAGNFRQALRVFQYDYISPIPLSNERLYERGFNQAEALIKAAGFEPTHLLSRVHTEKQSKKSRSERILIEQIFKMAEGMEIGGKIIMIIDDIYTTGSTLRHAAKILKENGAAKVYSFTLAR, encoded by the coding sequence ATGATTCATTGTCTATTATGCCATGGAGAAATTGAACACAAATTATCATGGCAATCTCTTTTAGGTAAAAAAGAAATCCCTAAAATTTGTGAAGAGTGCAACGAAAATTTTGCGCCAATTACAGGGGAAGTATGCGAAATCTGTGGCAGGCCATTTGCCTTTTTGGAAGGGGAATTCCGGGCGGGAAAAGTGTGCCTGGATTGCAAGCGATGGGAGGAAGACGAGCACTGGAGTGGATGCCTTGATCAAAACAGGTCGCTGTATCGTTATACCGATTTCACAAAAGACGTGATCGCAAAGTTCAAGTTCCGCGGGGACTATGTATTGGCGGATATTTTCGCTGGAAATTTCCGGCAGGCTTTGCGAGTTTTCCAATATGACTATATTTCCCCCATTCCTCTCAGTAACGAACGACTATATGAAAGGGGCTTCAACCAGGCTGAAGCACTCATCAAAGCAGCCGGTTTCGAACCCACCCACCTGCTCTCCAGAGTCCATACCGAAAAACAGTCAAAAAAATCGCGCTCAGAAAGAATTCTTATTGAGCAAATATTCAAGATGGCGGAGGGAATGGAAATCGGGGGTAAAATAATTATGATAATTGACGATATATATACTACAGGCTCAACGTTAAGACACGCAGCCAAAATACTAAAAGAAAACGGAGCTGCGAAGGTGTATTCATTCACTTTGGCACGCTAA
- the flgK gene encoding flagellar hook-associated protein FlgK, with protein MRSTFMGLETARRGMFTQQSALHTTGHNISNANTPGYTRQRINFEQTEPYPNASLNRPQIPGQVGTGVKAGSIQRVRESFLDIQYRSENNKLGYWETRAEAYTKLEEVLNEPSESGLAKTMDQFWQSLQDLAVNPTNPGARSVVRQRGIAVAETFNYLHNSLSSIQRDLKNEISVTEKEINSLTYQISKINGQIADVEPHGYLPNDLYDERDRLIDQLASIVNIKVDYTNSGGCSLQMADGQAVIKMVSDSGKELGILVSGDRNNALTTKFDGIEESVKSISIGNSSFDFTELKSTGKLKAIVDSYGYEQSGKVVGVYPDMMKELDNLAFTFASEFNQVHKDGMSPNDIAKQTKAGNPFFADSENAQPQRGGFASRIQLADAINQSLDNIATADGSDIVAATIGDSTNILRLANIINDKFDYAGDSEQANFRNYYEGVIGGMAVESQEAVRLTQNSGSLRESVESRRKSVSSVSLDEEMTNMIQFQHAYNASARMITLQDEMLDKIINGMGTVGR; from the coding sequence ATGCGTTCAACCTTTATGGGATTAGAAACAGCGCGTCGCGGAATGTTCACGCAGCAGAGCGCTTTGCATACAACAGGACATAATATTTCGAATGCCAATACACCTGGCTATACACGTCAGCGCATTAACTTTGAGCAGACAGAGCCTTATCCAAACGCTTCACTTAACCGTCCGCAAATTCCCGGGCAGGTTGGGACAGGAGTCAAGGCTGGATCGATTCAGCGTGTGCGGGAAAGTTTCCTGGATATTCAGTACCGGAGCGAAAATAATAAACTGGGATACTGGGAAACTAGGGCAGAGGCATACACTAAACTTGAAGAAGTGTTAAATGAGCCTTCGGAATCCGGACTGGCTAAAACCATGGATCAGTTTTGGCAGTCTCTGCAGGATTTAGCGGTAAACCCGACAAATCCTGGTGCTCGCTCAGTGGTTCGCCAGCGCGGGATAGCGGTAGCTGAAACATTCAATTACCTTCACAATTCTCTTTCCTCTATTCAAAGAGATTTAAAGAATGAGATTTCTGTTACGGAAAAAGAAATTAATTCGTTAACTTACCAGATTAGTAAAATCAATGGTCAGATTGCTGACGTCGAGCCACACGGTTATTTACCAAACGATTTATACGATGAGCGTGACCGATTGATTGACCAACTAGCTTCTATTGTAAATATTAAAGTCGATTACACAAACTCAGGTGGCTGCTCGCTTCAAATGGCGGATGGACAAGCGGTTATTAAAATGGTCAGTGATAGTGGAAAAGAGTTAGGAATACTTGTAAGTGGTGACCGTAATAATGCTTTAACTACTAAATTTGATGGTATTGAGGAATCGGTTAAGTCCATTTCTATTGGTAATTCCAGTTTTGATTTTACAGAGTTGAAATCAACTGGAAAGCTAAAAGCTATAGTAGATTCCTATGGTTATGAACAGAGCGGAAAAGTAGTGGGTGTGTATCCTGACATGATGAAAGAGTTAGACAACCTGGCTTTTACCTTTGCGTCGGAATTCAATCAAGTCCACAAAGATGGAATGAGTCCAAATGATATCGCGAAACAGACCAAGGCCGGCAATCCATTCTTTGCTGATTCCGAGAATGCTCAACCTCAGCGTGGAGGATTTGCAAGCAGGATTCAACTGGCGGATGCAATCAATCAGAGCCTCGATAATATCGCAACAGCTGATGGATCGGATATCGTTGCAGCTACAATTGGTGACTCTACTAACATCTTAAGATTAGCAAACATCATTAACGATAAATTTGATTATGCCGGTGACAGCGAACAAGCAAACTTCCGTAATTATTATGAAGGAGTAATCGGCGGCATGGCGGTTGAATCGCAAGAAGCTGTGCGGTTAACGCAAAACAGTGGCTCCCTAAGAGAGTCTGTGGAAAGTCGCCGAAAGTCAGTGAGTTCTGTATCATTGGACGAAGAAATGACAAATATGATCCAGTTCCAGCATGCCTACAACGCATCAGCCCGGATGATCACCCTCCAGGACGAAATGCTCGATAAAATCATCAACGGCATGGGAACCGTAGGAAGATAG
- the csrA gene encoding carbon storage regulator CsrA — protein sequence MLVLTRKNGESIKIGDDIEITVISSKNDQVKIGIKAPKNIDVFRKEILEQIQCENEQASKDISSMIQFIKNNQKK from the coding sequence ATGTTAGTACTTACAAGAAAAAATGGAGAAAGTATAAAAATTGGGGATGATATCGAAATTACAGTCATCTCTTCAAAAAATGACCAGGTTAAAATCGGCATAAAAGCACCAAAAAATATAGACGTATTCAGAAAAGAAATCCTGGAACAGATTCAATGCGAAAACGAACAAGCCTCAAAAGATATTTCCTCCATGATCCAATTTATAAAAAATAACCAAAAAAAATAA
- a CDS encoding flagellin N-terminal helical domain-containing protein, with product MRINHNIAALNTYRQLNSATNAQSKSMEKLSSGLRINRAGDDAAGLAISEKMRAQVRGLDQAGRNAQDSISMIQTAEGALNETHDILQRMRELAVQAGNDTNTSDDRGEIQKEINQLTSEINRIGNTTEFNTQKLLNASAGTVTPATPSAAVAATATASQTAGTSGNVTFTDATTFTGTTGTWTLATTDGTAFTLDKGDGNGAQAITFTGGKSTVEGLELVLPTTPAANNAWKIEVTASVAAGVTTEPAKSSFSTQIGANESQTMTLDFTDMRAAALGITGTGTGYTGTATVTDGTDNSAVENALDVSTSANAGNAVTAIQSAIDKVSAERSKLGANQNRLEHTINNLNTSSENLTAAESRIRDVDMAKEMMNQTKNSILSQAAQAMLAQSNQMPQGVLQLLR from the coding sequence ATGAGAATCAATCATAATATTGCAGCTCTTAACACTTACCGTCAATTAAACAGTGCTACAAATGCACAATCTAAATCTATGGAAAAGTTATCTTCTGGTCTACGTATCAACCGTGCGGGAGACGACGCAGCAGGTCTTGCTATTTCTGAAAAAATGCGTGCACAAGTTCGTGGATTAGATCAAGCTGGACGTAACGCTCAAGATTCTATCTCAATGATTCAAACAGCTGAAGGTGCTTTAAACGAAACTCATGATATCCTTCAACGTATGCGTGAACTTGCAGTTCAAGCTGGTAACGATACAAATACTTCGGATGACCGCGGTGAAATCCAAAAGGAAATTAATCAATTAACATCTGAAATCAACCGAATTGGTAATACTACTGAATTCAATACTCAGAAGTTATTAAATGCAAGTGCAGGGACAGTAACACCTGCAACACCGTCAGCTGCCGTAGCTGCTACTGCTACGGCTTCCCAAACTGCGGGAACTAGTGGAAATGTTACATTTACTGATGCGACAACTTTCACTGGTACTACTGGTACTTGGACTCTAGCAACAACTGATGGAACTGCTTTTACTCTCGATAAAGGTGATGGTAATGGAGCACAAGCTATTACTTTTACTGGAGGTAAAAGTACAGTGGAAGGTTTAGAACTGGTTTTACCTACAACTCCAGCGGCTAACAATGCATGGAAAATAGAAGTAACAGCATCAGTTGCTGCAGGTGTAACTACTGAACCAGCAAAATCATCATTTTCAACACAAATCGGTGCAAACGAAAGCCAAACTATGACACTTGATTTTACTGATATGCGTGCTGCGGCATTGGGGATTACTGGTACTGGGACAGGTTACACAGGTACTGCAACAGTGACCGATGGAACTGATAACAGCGCAGTAGAAAATGCTTTAGATGTAAGTACTTCAGCTAATGCAGGAAATGCAGTAACTGCAATTCAATCCGCTATTGATAAGGTTTCTGCTGAACGCTCTAAATTAGGTGCAAATCAAAATCGTTTAGAACACACTATTAACAACTTAAATACTTCTTCAGAAAACCTTACTGCTGCTGAATCACGTATTAGAGACGTAGATATGGCGAAAGAAATGATGAACCAAACAAAGAATTCTATTCTTTCTCAAGCAGCACAAGCAATGTTGGCTCAATCTAATCAAATGCCTCAGGGAGTTTTACAACTTTTGAGATAG
- a CDS encoding DUF6470 family protein, translated as MQFPQIRLQSTFGQTDINTYNAKLEIEQPKAELNIQQPHAELDLSRAPSKLTIDQTKAREDMDLKYISRRIEEFAQQGYEDWLTGLARVAQDGDELMMIENGGHPIADQAKRNSESPLLDFNIGWIPSAGGVKIGYDPGKVEINWKVNKPIIESRINKPIANYTPGKVEVSLKEYPSLKIDFENLKYVGINYEQSI; from the coding sequence ATGCAATTTCCTCAAATACGATTACAATCTACTTTCGGCCAAACCGATATCAACACTTATAATGCGAAGCTTGAAATCGAACAGCCGAAAGCAGAATTGAATATCCAGCAGCCACATGCTGAACTAGACCTCAGCCGCGCTCCGTCAAAATTAACAATTGACCAGACTAAGGCAAGAGAAGATATGGATCTTAAATACATCTCTAGGCGGATTGAAGAGTTCGCCCAGCAGGGATATGAGGATTGGCTCACAGGACTTGCCCGTGTTGCACAGGACGGTGATGAATTGATGATGATTGAAAATGGAGGTCATCCCATTGCTGACCAGGCTAAACGAAATAGTGAGTCACCGTTGCTTGACTTTAATATTGGATGGATACCATCAGCAGGCGGAGTAAAAATCGGGTATGATCCAGGTAAAGTAGAGATTAACTGGAAGGTTAACAAGCCAATTATTGAAAGCAGGATTAATAAGCCAATTGCTAATTATACGCCTGGCAAAGTAGAGGTTAGTTTAAAGGAATATCCGTCATTAAAGATAGATTTTGAAAACCTAAAGTATGTCGGAATTAATTATGAACAATCTATTTAA
- the flaG gene encoding flagellar protein FlaG — protein MIDRLSSNQFTSQLRITDTGDTTIQSQEEGQETSTEVTEGNQESITFPKEKVKEIVDGMNKFMEASPTALKFEFHEKLNEYYVKIIDEKTKEVVREIPPKKMLDFYAAMTEFLGLMVDKKI, from the coding sequence ATGATTGATCGCTTATCATCCAATCAATTTACCTCACAACTCAGAATCACTGATACCGGTGATACAACTATCCAGAGTCAGGAAGAAGGACAAGAAACATCGACAGAAGTAACCGAAGGAAATCAAGAAAGTATCACTTTCCCAAAAGAAAAGGTAAAAGAAATTGTCGATGGCATGAATAAATTCATGGAAGCATCACCCACAGCTTTAAAATTCGAATTCCATGAAAAGCTGAATGAATACTATGTCAAAATCATTGACGAAAAAACGAAGGAAGTTGTAAGAGAAATACCCCCAAAGAAAATGCTCGATTTTTATGCGGCAATGACTGAATTCCTTGGACTAATGGTGGATAAAAAGATCTGA
- a CDS encoding TIGR03826 family flagellar region protein yields the protein MDLQNCPKCDSIFVKNKFRDVCEKCWKEEEQAYDIVSKFMRKRENRAATILQVVEATGVSEDLILKFIKTGRFQLAQFPNFGYPCDKCGSIIREGRLCASCATELKSDLKSVEYEEQRKKELAKRATFFTHRD from the coding sequence TTGGACCTTCAAAATTGCCCTAAATGCGATTCCATATTTGTTAAAAATAAATTCCGGGATGTTTGTGAGAAATGCTGGAAAGAGGAAGAACAGGCGTATGATATTGTTTCTAAATTTATGAGAAAGCGAGAAAATAGGGCTGCAACGATCTTACAAGTTGTAGAGGCAACAGGCGTGTCCGAAGATCTGATTTTAAAATTCATCAAAACAGGACGTTTCCAATTAGCTCAATTTCCTAATTTCGGCTACCCATGCGACAAATGTGGGAGCATCATTCGCGAAGGCAGGCTTTGTGCTTCGTGTGCAACTGAGCTAAAATCAGATTTAAAGAGTGTTGAATATGAGGAGCAACGGAAGAAGGAACTGGCAAAACGCGCGACTTTTTTCACACATAGAGATTAG
- the flgL gene encoding flagellar hook-associated protein FlgL, which yields MRITQSMLSSNSLRNLSESYRRMGQYQDQLSTGKKITKPSDDPVVAMKGMFYRSNLTEVEQYKRNLAELYLWMENSEAGIEQANNGLQRVRELVIQGKTGSLSPTDREAIAREVEQIKNDLVQVANTQVSGRYIFHGTDTDHPPVTSENPPTVAENLTDSAIDTYKVEVSRGVSLRANVNPANVFNQEMFNVVQEIETALKEDNPSALDNLLSRLDKTMDNLSAERSELGARYNRLEMIDDRIGQQEVMANRVLSDNEDADIERVITDLKTQESVHRAALGVGARILQPTLLDFLR from the coding sequence ATGCGCATAACACAATCAATGCTTTCTTCCAATTCGTTAAGAAACCTGAGTGAGAGCTACCGCCGAATGGGGCAGTATCAGGATCAGCTTTCGACAGGCAAAAAAATTACTAAACCATCTGATGACCCGGTAGTAGCGATGAAAGGGATGTTTTACCGATCGAATTTGACTGAGGTTGAACAATATAAGCGAAATCTCGCTGAGCTTTATTTATGGATGGAGAATTCCGAGGCGGGAATTGAACAGGCAAACAATGGGCTACAGCGTGTACGTGAACTAGTCATCCAGGGAAAGACTGGGTCATTGAGTCCGACTGACCGAGAGGCAATTGCCCGTGAGGTTGAGCAGATTAAAAACGATTTAGTACAAGTGGCGAATACACAAGTCTCAGGTCGATACATTTTCCACGGAACAGACACTGATCATCCGCCTGTAACAAGCGAAAATCCACCGACAGTAGCGGAAAACCTTACTGATTCTGCTATTGATACTTATAAGGTTGAAGTCTCGCGCGGAGTTTCTTTAAGGGCAAACGTAAATCCTGCCAATGTTTTTAATCAAGAAATGTTTAATGTTGTTCAGGAGATTGAGACGGCTTTAAAAGAAGACAACCCTTCCGCATTAGACAATTTGCTTAGCAGGCTAGATAAAACAATGGACAACCTATCTGCAGAACGATCAGAACTTGGCGCCCGTTACAATCGTCTTGAAATGATTGACGATCGAATTGGTCAGCAGGAAGTTATGGCAAACCGGGTTCTGTCTGATAATGAAGATGCAGATATCGAAAGAGTTATAACTGACCTGAAAACGCAGGAAAGCGTTCACCGTGCAGCACTCGGCGTGGGTGCCCGGATTCTGCAGCCAACACTTTTAGACTTTTTAAGATAA